A genomic region of Glycine max cultivar Williams 82 chromosome 15, Glycine_max_v4.0, whole genome shotgun sequence contains the following coding sequences:
- the LOC100776964 gene encoding putative disease resistance protein At3g14460 has translation MALLECVGGAFLSSFLGTVFQKLASPQVLDFFRGTKIDQKLRKDLENKLFSIQAVLDDAEQKQFGNMQVRDWLIKLKVAMLDVEDVLDEIQHSRLQVQPQSESQTCTCKVPNFFKSSPVSSFNKEINSSMKNVLDDLDDLASRMDNLGLKKASGLVAGSGSGSGSGGKVPQSTSSVVESDICGRDGDKEIIINWLTSDTDNKLSILSIVGMGGLGKTTLAQLVYNDPRIVSKFDVKAWICVSEEFDVFNVSRAILDTITDSTDHGRELEIVQRRLKEKLADKKFLLVLDDVWNESRSKWEAVQNALVCGAQGSRILVTTRSGKVSSTMGSKEHKLRLLQEDYCWKLFAKHAFRDDNLPRDPGCPEIGMKIVKKCKGLPLALKSMGSLLHSKPFAWEWEGVLQSEIWELKDSDIVPALALSYHQLPPHLKTCFAYCALFPKDYMFDRECLIQLWMAENFLNHHQCNKSPEEVGQQYFNDLLSRSFFQQSSENKEVFVMHDLLNDLAKYVCGDIYFRLEVDQAKNTQKITRHFSVSIITKQYFDVFGTSCDTKRLRTFMPTSRIMNGYYYHWHCNMLIHELFSKFKFLRVLSLSCCSDIKELPDSVCNFKHLRSLDLSKTGIEKLPESTCSLYNLQILKLVNCRHLKELPSNLHKLANLCVLSLSQCSGLTEVPNSIGDLKHLRSLDLSHTRIKKLPDSTCSLSNLQILKLNYCRYLKELPSNLHQLTNFHRLEFVDTELIKVPPHLGKLKNLQVLMSLFDVGKSSEFTILQLGELNLHGSLSFRELQNIKSPSDALAADLKNKTRLVELKLEWNLDWNPDDSGKERDVVVIENLQPSKHLEKLSIINYGGKQFPNWLSGNSLSNVVSLELDNCQSCQHLPSLGLFPFLKNLEISSLDGIVSIGADFHGDSTSSFPSLETLKFSSMAAWEKWECEAVTDAFPCLQYLSIKKCPKLKGHLPEQLLPLKKLEISECNKLEASAPRALELSLKDFGKLQLDWATLKKLRMGGHSMKASLLEKSDTLKELEIYCCPKYEMFCDCEMSDDGCDSLKTFPLDFFPALRTLDLSGFRNLQMITQDHTHNHLEVLEFGKCPQLESLPGKMHILLPSLKELRIYDCPRVESFPEGGLPSNLKQMRLYKCSSGLVASLKGALGENPSLEWLLISNLDEESFPDEGLLPLSLTYLWIHDFPNLEKLEYKGLCQLSSLKGLNLDDCPNLQQLPEEGLPKSISHLKISGNCPLLKQRCQNSGGQDWSKIVHIQTVDIINTW, from the coding sequence ATGGCATTATTAGAATGCGTTGGTGgtgcttttctttcttctttcctcGGGACTGTATTTCAGAAGCTGGCTTCTCCTCAAGTTCTGGATTTCTTTCGTGGAACAAAGATCGATCAGAAGCTGCGGAAGGACTTAGAAAACAAGCTCTTCTCCATCCAAGCTGTGCTTGATGATGCTGAACAAAAACAGTTTGGAAATATGCAAGTGAGAGACTGGCTTATTAAGCTCAAAGTGGCCATGCTTGACGTTGAAGATGTCTTGGATGAAATACAACACTCCAGACTTCAAGTTCAACCTCAATCTGAATCTCAAACCTGTACTTGCAAGGTACCTAATTTCTTTAAATCTTCCCCTGTTAGTTCCTTTAACAAGGAAATTAATTCCAGCATGAAAAACGTGCTTGATGACCTAGATGATCTTGCAAGCCGGATGGATAATCTAGGTTTGAAAAAGGCTAGTGGTCTTGTAGCAGGATCAGGATCAGGATCAGGATCTGGTGGTAAAGTGCCACAATCAACATCTTCAGTGGTTGAAAGTGATATTTGTGGCAGAGATGGTGATAAAGAAATCATCATTAACTGGCTCACTTCTGACACTGATAACAAGCTGTCAATACTTTCTATCGTGGGCATGGGCGGGTTGGGTAAGACCACGCTTGCCCAACTTGTATACAATGACCCAAGAATAGTGAGTAAGTTTGATGTCAAAGCTTGGATCTGTGTTTCAGAGGAATTTGATGTTTTCAACGTATCAAGAGCAATTCTTGACACGATTACTGATTCGACTGATCATGGTAGAGAGCTAGAAATAGTTCAGAGAAGACTTAAAGAAAAATTGGCAGATAAAAAATTTCTCCTCGTTTTGGATGACGTTTGGAACGAAAGCAGGTCTAAATGGGAAGCTGTGCAGAatgctcttgtttgtggagctCAGGGAAGTAGGATCCTTGTCACAACACGCAGTGGGAAAGTTTCTTCTACCATGGGGTCAAAAGAACACAAGCTGAGGCTATTACAAGAAGATTATTGCTGGAAATTGTTCGCAAAACACGCATTCAGAGATGATAATCTTCCACGAGATCCAGGATGCCCAGAGATTGGTATGAAGattgttaaaaaatgtaaagggcTTCCTCTGGCCTTGAAGTCAATGGGAAGTCTATTACACAGCAAACCATTTGCCTGGGAATGGGAAGGCGTGTTGCAAAGCGAAATATGGGAATTAAAGGACAGTGATATTGTTCCTGCTTTAGCATTGAGCTATCACCAACTTCCTCCCCATCTCAAGACATGTTTTGCTTACTGTGCTTTATTTCCCAAGGATTATATGTTTGACAGGGAGTGTTTAATTCAGTTGTGGATGGCTGAAAATTTCCTAAACCACCATCAATGCAATAAGAGTCCAGAAGAAGTTGGCCAACAGTACTTCAATGATCTACTATCAAGGTCCTTCTTTCAACAATCAAGCGAAAATAAAGAAGTATTTGTCATGCATGACCTTCTAAATGATTTGGCAAAATATGTTTGTGGGGACATCTATTTCAGGTTGGAAGTTGATCAAGCTAAAAATACACAGAAAATAACCCGTCATTTTTCAGTTTCAATCATTACCAAACAATATTTTGATGTGTTTGGAACTTCATGTGATACTAAAAGGTTACGTACATTTATGCCAACAAGCAGGATCATGAATGGATATTACTATCATTGGCATTGCAATATGTTGATACATGAATTGTTCTCCAAGTTTAAGTTCTTACGTGTCTTATCTCTGTCTTGTTGTTCTGACATTAAAGAGCTGCCTGACTCTGTTTGCAATTTTAAACATCTCCGTTCATTAGACCTCTCCAAAACTGGCATTGAAAAACTACCTGAATCCACATGTTCACTCTACAACTTGCAAATACTGAAGCTGGTCAATTGTAGACATTTGAAGGAGCTGCCCTCAAATTTACATAAACTCGCCAATTTGTGCGTTTTATCTTTGTCTCAGTGTTCTGGGCTTACAGAAGTGCCCAACTCTATAGGTGATCTTAAACATCTTCGTTCATTAGACCTTTCCCATACTCGCATAAAAAAACTACCTGATTCAACATGTTCACTCTCCAACTTGCAAATACTGAAGCTGAACTATTGTAGATATTTGAAGGAGCTTCCCTCAAATTTGCATCAACTCACCAATTTTCATCGCCTTGAATTTGTAGATACTGAACTGATAAAGGTGCCACCACATTTGGGAAAGCTGAAGAATCTTCAAGTATTGATGAGTTTGTTTGATGTTGGCAAAAGTAGCGAGTTCACTATTCTGCAACTAGGAGAGCTGAATCTTCATGGAAGCCTATCATTTAGGGAGCTGCAGAACATTAAGAGCCCCTCAGATGCATTAGCTGcagatttgaaaaataaaacacgCCTTGTGGAACTAAAGTTAGAATGGAATTTGGACTGGAACCCTGATGATTCTGGCAAAGAAAGGGATGTAGTTGTGATTGAGAATCTACAACCTTCCAAACACCTGGAGAAGTTGTCAATCATCAACTATGGTGGTAAACAATTCCCAAATTGGTTATCCGGTAATTCTTTATCAAATGTGGTGTCCTTAGAGTTGGACAACTGTCAATCTTGCCAACATTTGCCTTCCCTTGGACTTTTTCCATTTCTCAAGAACCTTGAGATTTCAAGTCTTGATGGGATAGTGAGCATTGGTGCTGATTTTCATGGGGATAGCACTTCTTCATTTCCATCGTTGGAAACATTGAAGTTCTCCTCTATGGCAGCATGGGAAAAATGGGAATGTGAAGCTGTGACAGATGCTTTTCCGTGTCTTCAATATCTTTCTATTAAGAAATGTCCAAAGCTGAAAGGTCACCTCCCAGAGCAACTTCTTCCTTTAAAgaaacttgaaattagtgagtgCAACAAACTTGAGGCTTCAGCTCCCAGGGCTCTAGAACTAAGCCTAAAAGACTTTGGAAAGCTGCAACTTGACTGGGCTACTTTGAAAAAGCTCAGAATGGGTGGACACAGCATGAAAGCATCGTTGCTGGAAAAGTCTGATACTTTGAAAGAACTGGAAATTTATTGTTGCCCGAAATATGAAATGTTTTGCGATTGTGAAATGAGTGATGATGGCTGTGACTCTCTAAAGACTTTTCCGCTAGATTTCTTCCCAGCACTCAGGACCCTTGATCTCAGTGGCTTTCGTAATCTACAGATGATTACACAGGATCACACCCATAATCATCTTGAAGTTCTGGAATTCGGTAAGTGCCCTCAGTTAGAATCATTGCCTGGAAAGATGCATATACTGCTTCCATCTCTGAAGGAGCTACGAATATATGATTGTCCAAGAGTTGAGTCGTTCCCTGAAGGAGGTTTGCCATCAAATCTAAAACAGATGCGGCTCTATAAATGCTCCTCTGGACTTGTGGCCTCTCTGAAAGGGGCTTTGGGAGAAAATCCCTCTCTGGAATGGTTGTTGATTAGTAACCTAGATGAGGAATCTTTTCCTGATGAAGGTTTGCTTCCACTCTCTCTTACTTATCTATGGATCCATGATTTTCCAAATCTAGAAAAACTGGAATACAAGGGGCTCTGTCAGCTCTCCTCTCTCAAGGGATTGAATCTTGATGACTGCCCCAACCTCCAACAGTTACCAGAGGAGGGTCTTCCCAAATCCATTTCACATCTTAAAATTTCTGGCAATTGTCCGTTGCTGAAGCAGCGTTGCCAGAACTCAGGAGGCCAAGACTGGTCAAAGATTGTTCACATTCAAACCGTGGATATTATTAATACATGGTAG